Proteins found in one Miscanthus floridulus cultivar M001 chromosome 4, ASM1932011v1, whole genome shotgun sequence genomic segment:
- the LOC136547951 gene encoding uncharacterized protein, translated as MEPPPRRPPALPEEIVEEILVRFPPEDPASLVRAVLVCKPWDRGGSVARFIRTSSFRPPQTDYRRWRVLDARHGRVLLRNVNFGAPDGFVVWDPVIDERQEIPPKPLPSCTGTWMAAVLCAAAGACDHLS; from the exons AtggagccgccgccgcgccgtccgCCCGCGCTGCCGGAGGAGATCGTGGAGGAGATCCTCGTACGATTCCCACCGGAAGACCCGGCAAGCCTCGTCCGCGCCGTCCTCGTCTGCAAGCCCTG GGACCGTGGTGGCTCCGTGGCCCGCTTCATCCGTACCTCATCCTTCCGACCGCCCCAGACCGACTACCGCCGCTGGCGTGTTCTCGACGCCCGCCACGGCCGTGTCCTCCTCCGCAACGTGAATTTTGGGGCCCCTGATGGCTTCGTCGTCTGGGATCCCGTGATAGACGAGCGACAGGAAATTCCGCCGAAGCCGCTGCCCTCTTGCACTGGCACCTGGATGGCAGCTGTGCTCTGCGCAGCCGCAGGCGCTTGCGACCACCTCTCCTGA